AGCGTTGTTAGAATCACGAGGAACGTGAAAGTGAAGAGCAAGGGCATTGAAATCAGCAGTCCGGAGAGCATAACCGTTAGTGGAATGTGAGTTCCGCTGTATTCCGCCAAAAACAGGCCAGCAACACCACCCAGAAGAATCCCCGTTACTTCAATGACGAACCCGGCAAGCGTTTTGAGTATGAGGAGGCGCGTGGGAGGAAACGGGAGCGAGAGAAGGAGCTCGTGAATGCCAAGGAGCTTCTCCCGGAAAACCGTCCCGCTGAAGAAGAGTGGGAACATTATGGCGAGTGAAACGCTTGCAAGGCCGACGATTGTCCCGCTCGAAACGGGGAACCAGCTGGACAGCCAGTAGATTGTCGCCGTTACCCAGGGAATGGAAATCAGGTTAAGCCCTACCTGCTTCGCGGTGTACTTGACCTCCTCGCGGAGCTGGGTGAGTGTCAAAGCCATAGTCCCACCGACCCGAAAAGATGTCCTGAATTTCACGTTTGCCAACTGTATTTTGTTAGAGAAGAGTTAAAAGATTAACCCAAGCGAGGGATAAAACAGAGATAAGAGCCTGTCAGAACTCAGGAATCCTTATCGGCGCCTGGAGCTCCTTCTCGTTCTTCTCGAGGTTGGTCGCAAGCATTCTGATTCTCTCGCAACCCTTGATTTCCCGAATGAACTCGGCGACGCTCCTCGGCACCAAATCTTCCCAGGGTTTGCCCTCGACCATGCGCTTCCTTATCTCCGTCGCCGAGAGGATGTCCTTCCTGAACATCGGCTGAACGATGACCTCGTAGCCCTTCTCGCGGAAGAGCTGGGCGACGAGCGAGTTCCCGGTGAAAACGACGTCGAAGCGAGGCACCATGCTCACCACGTAGGTTGCCCAGATGGCGTTGAAGTTTATGTCCGGGAGCGGAATCAGGTAGTAGCGCTTCTTTGGGAACTTCGCCTCGTCGAGGGCCCTTATCAGCATCTCCATCCTCTCGCTCGTCGTGAAGGGGTTCTTTAGGGTATGGCTTGCCTGTGCACTTCCGATTCCGATGATGACCTCGTCCACCTGCGAGAAGACAAATTCGAGCGCCTTCATGTGCCCGTTGTGGACGGGCTGAAAACGACCGACGAAGAGACCGCGCTTCATTCAATCACCTCCGATGAGCTTCACCCTCACCCTATCCCCAACCTTCAGGCCGAGCCTCTCACTCGCATTCCCCTGGTTGACGGCAATCTCAAGGTAGTCGTGGCTTCCAGGAAGGGCGAGCAGTTCTCCGGGCTTTACGTAGCCGTAGGCCTCTCTGTAAGGAATCCTCAGCCCGAAGTCGGGGAGCTCAACCGCCTCCGGCCTTCCGTAGTTCTCAAGGTTGAGTATAACGTTGCCGAAGTCGTCCACGTAGATTACCTTCAGAATCCAGAGGTCGCCTTCCTTCTTTGGTTCAACGTCGAGCTTGACGAGGGAATCGAGCGGAATCTCCTCCGCGAACTTCTCTGGAGGAACTCCTTTCTCGATGAGCGCGCCGGCGGGACCGAACACATCCCTCCCGTGGAAGGTAGAGCTAATCCTCCAGCCGGTGAAGCGCTTAATCCTCTCGAAGTCTATCTCCCAGGCGCGTTTCGGGGTTATGTGCTTGAGCGGAAGCGTTGCCAGCCCGTTGTCCGGGACGACCAACCACTGGTCGCCCTCGATGATTACCGCCTTCCTCTCGGTTCCGACGCCGGGGTCTATGACGCCGACGTGAACCGTTCCCTCGGGGGAGTACTTGACGACCTGCTCCATGACGAAGGAACCCTCGATTATCGAGTGCCTCGTCACCGCGTGGGTGACGTCGACGAGTTTAGCCTTCGGGTTGACGCGGAGCATCGCTACCTTCATCTCGCCGACGTATGGGCCCCTAAGGCCAAAGTCCGTCGTCAGCGTTATCATTCACACCACCCAAAGTTTAATTAACAGCCTTGACTTTAAAGGGTTTGGAGATGAAGGTGAAGAGAACGGCCGTCCTTCTGGCTCTCGCACTTATCGTGGTCGCTTCAGGTTGCCTCGTCAAGCCACCGGCAAAGGTTACATTCTCGATTGACAAGACAACCGTACCGCCCGGGGGGACGTTCCACATAATAGTCACCGTTAATAACACGGGGAAGGTTGGACTCGTCGGGGCCACGCTAATCCTGGGCAACGACAACTTCCAGATAGTCCAGGAGCCGAGGTTCCCACCTATTCTGAAGGTCGGTCAATCAACCCAGCTCGTCTGGATAATCCGCGCCCCATCGAAGCCGGGGATATACACACTGCAGGTGTCCCTTGAACTGAGGGACGAGCTCAAGAGAACCTGGACTGGTTTCTACGGCCACTTCAGGATAACCGTCTCCACTGAAGAAAACGTCCCGGTAAAGCTCGCGCTGAACGTGAGCGCACCCAAGACGGTCTTTGGGGGGGAGGACGTACCGGTAACGGTCAGGATAACGAACGAGTACGATGAGGAAGTCGAGCTTCTGAAGGTCAGCTTCGTGCCCCTCCAGGGAATGAGCGTTCTGGGTGCACCGACACCCCCAAAGATACTCCCGCCCGGGGGTAACGTGACGCTGAGGTATACCTTCAAGGCACCCTACGCCTACCGCGATGGCTTCGTCTCGGTTCTCGTCCAGTACAGGGTTGGAACGGCCGAGAAAAGCATGGCAAAGAGCTTCAAGATTAAGGTCATATGGCAACCCTGGAGGGCAACTGAAGAACAGCTGAGGGAAGCGTACGGGAAGAACTACGCCTGGACGGCCAGCGGACACATAGTTGATAGGTACTGGGAGGAGAAGTACAACTCCAGTTCATACTTCAACGCGACGGCCTTCAAGCCAGCGACCCTTGCGATAATCGGGAACGCGAGTTCGGAGTACCAGGCAGCGCTTGAGCTTTACAAGTGGATTAACGCGGTGTACAACTTCACTGGCAACACCACGACCCTCAATCCAAAGGAACTTCTGAGGATGGAGCAGATAAGCCCGAAGGAAGCCCAGATTTTAATAACCGCAATGCTCCGCTCCATAAACATCCCCGCAAGGGTTGTGAGCCTGTACAACGGGGTTGACTGCACGCTCCATCCCATCACCGAGTTCTACACAGGAGACGGCTGGTACGTGATTGACTTCCGCCACAACTTCATAGGAACGCTCGACGAGTACCTCGCCAGCCCGTACTTCCCGAGGGTTTACCAGCTCGTGACGATGAAAGGTTACCGCCTCGTGGCCCTTAAGTACGGCACGGGACTTCACGACCACGTTGACGTCACAGACCAGTTCACGAACGACCTCGAAGACCGGCTCATGAACGTAATCATGAACCGTGTAAAGCCATCCCTGCGCTCCAAGCTGGACCTTGTTCTCAACGGCCTGAACGAACAGGAAAGGCTCTACGCACTGTTCCTCTTCGCTTCCGCGCCAAACGACGCCGAGCTTAACGAGGTTCTGGCGGAGTGGAGCGTCGACAAAATCCAGAAAAACATAAAA
The Thermococcus sp. 21S9 DNA segment above includes these coding regions:
- a CDS encoding nicotinamide-nucleotide adenylyltransferase, with translation MKRGLFVGRFQPVHNGHMKALEFVFSQVDEVIIGIGSAQASHTLKNPFTTSERMEMLIRALDEAKFPKKRYYLIPLPDINFNAIWATYVVSMVPRFDVVFTGNSLVAQLFREKGYEVIVQPMFRKDILSATEIRKRMVEGKPWEDLVPRSVAEFIREIKGCERIRMLATNLEKNEKELQAPIRIPEF
- a CDS encoding S-adenosyl-l-methionine hydroxide adenosyltransferase family protein, with the translated sequence MITLTTDFGLRGPYVGEMKVAMLRVNPKAKLVDVTHAVTRHSIIEGSFVMEQVVKYSPEGTVHVGVIDPGVGTERKAVIIEGDQWLVVPDNGLATLPLKHITPKRAWEIDFERIKRFTGWRISSTFHGRDVFGPAGALIEKGVPPEKFAEEIPLDSLVKLDVEPKKEGDLWILKVIYVDDFGNVILNLENYGRPEAVELPDFGLRIPYREAYGYVKPGELLALPGSHDYLEIAVNQGNASERLGLKVGDRVRVKLIGGD
- a CDS encoding transglutaminase domain-containing protein: MKVKRTAVLLALALIVVASGCLVKPPAKVTFSIDKTTVPPGGTFHIIVTVNNTGKVGLVGATLILGNDNFQIVQEPRFPPILKVGQSTQLVWIIRAPSKPGIYTLQVSLELRDELKRTWTGFYGHFRITVSTEENVPVKLALNVSAPKTVFGGEDVPVTVRITNEYDEEVELLKVSFVPLQGMSVLGAPTPPKILPPGGNVTLRYTFKAPYAYRDGFVSVLVQYRVGTAEKSMAKSFKIKVIWQPWRATEEQLREAYGKNYAWTASGHIVDRYWEEKYNSSSYFNATAFKPATLAIIGNASSEYQAALELYKWINAVYNFTGNTTTLNPKELLRMEQISPKEAQILITAMLRSINIPARVVSLYNGVDCTLHPITEFYTGDGWYVIDFRHNFIGTLDEYLASPYFPRVYQLVTMKGYRLVALKYGTGLHDHVDVTDQFTNDLEDRLMNVIMNRVKPSLRSKLDLVLNGLNEQERLYALFLFASAPNDAELNEVLAEWSVDKIQKNIKVMYEFYRDIPWRDDFTYYWRVFTGEV